The genome window TTTAAGATGCAAATTTTCCCTTCCTTTCTTCAACTTAAACGTTGCTTTATAGTGAAATCTCTGCTCAGAATATGAGTTCAGCAGTGAAGCAGGCGCCAAGTTCCTTTGGCTTGGCACGCACATCTGATCTGCCTGACAAAAAGGAGGATGCCGAACATTCTATGCCACCAAAGAAATCTATGCCTCCGAAGAAATCAATGCCACCTAAAAAGACTGCCAAGAAAGAATTGCCTAAGGCAAACAGCTTTCAGTTGGATGAAGTTCTGCAGGAGCAGCCAAGCGATGATGGCAGCGATTATTTGCTGGATGAAGAGGACGTAATGACACCcaaagaaaaggaaactttTCGGCAATTTCAATACGATAGCTTAGTGCAGCAATCTAATGTGGCACCTGAGCCACAGCAGCCAGAGCCTCCTTATGTACCCTATCGTAAGTGGGTGTAACCCTTGCTTAATGctatacacagagagaaaaaatgtAGATTGAAAATTAGtttgcaaatcttgatttaagatttcgATCTTTAAAAAATCTTGAAATCTTTAGATTTGATTTTTAAGATTACAAACATCTTATTGTAAGATTAAAATCTTACTCTAAGATTAattgaatcaagatttttatgctaaattCGCATTTTAAGATAAGATTTGAttccaaattgaaaaaagattgcaaatcttgatttaagaccttttcttggtttatttttgataTCATATCTTGAGTCGAGAtttaatttttagattttaacacgttttttcttgtttcatCCACAGCTGATAAGGTGCTCATCATTGTCTGCATTCTGGCACTTGTCCTCAGTATTGGTCTCATTATTATCGATGCCAactattttccaattttctaACAAATGAGTGGCTGTCAATCAAACGGTTATTTCTTGTGGTCTAAATTTGagttataattatatatgggatgtcaataaaaaaacagTTCTCGTATATCCCGCATTTCGTTACTTAATCGTACACTTAAATGAATTAAGCACTTAGTGAATATCATCAAATGTAATTacttattatacccgctacccatagagtaaTATAGCTTTATgtctgcaggaaatgtatataataggCAAGAAGAGTCgtctccgaccccataaatataccaactatagccttcggtatatattttcttggtatttttataatattagcTTTCTGGTActaatttttttgcaaatcGACCTCTAAGCAGGAAACCTcatcttaatttaaattataaatatatatgcatcaaatatttattttaaatatctaacaaatgacaaaagaccataaaaaagtattttattttcgtttgaACCTTTAACAATCAATCATGAACTGTTTCGGAATTTGTCAACAATCATTTAAAAGATAAGTAGATTTCGtaattatcaaaaatatagtagatttggcaataaaaaataattttgggTTAATCGCATCGGA of Drosophila nasuta strain 15112-1781.00 chromosome 3, ASM2355853v1, whole genome shotgun sequence contains these proteins:
- the LOC132790836 gene encoding uncharacterized protein LOC132790836, which translates into the protein MSATVQENVKSEISAQNMSSAVKQAPSSFGLARTSDLPDKKEDAEHSMPPKKSMPPKKSMPPKKTAKKELPKANSFQLDEVLQEQPSDDGSDYLLDEEDVMTPKEKETFRQFQYDSLVQQSNVAPEPQQPEPPYVPYPDKVLIIVCILALVLSIGLIIIDANYFPIF